In the genome of Nocardioides sp. NBC_00368, the window CAAGAGTCTGACTCTTGCCGGGCCGGCCGGGCTGTCCGCCCCGCCGGCCGGCCGCTGGCTCTTCAAGAGCGATCACGCTGCCGCATTCGTCGGCAGAAGGCTCGGACGGCGACTCCTGGAGAGCCACCTGGACCACAACGTGCGGGACGACGCAAGTGCGGCGGCCCTGACACGCATGGTGCATGACGCGTTCCGCTACCGAGGCTCGATGTACGCGTTGTTCTCGACGCTGCAGAATCTGCCCTTGCACGGACGGGCCGAGCTCTTCCGCAGCACCGGCCACTCGGGCATTCCCACCATGCTCCTCTGGGGCGAGGACGACCACGTCACCCCCATCACCAGCCTCGACGAGGCTCGCACACTCCTGCAGCCCCAGCAGTGTCACGTGATCAGGCAGTGCGGACACATGACGCCACTCGAACGACCCGACGAGGTCGCGCACCTGGTTGCGTCTTTCACCACCAACCCCACAGAACGGCTCGAGCGATGACGACAGAGGACACGGTGATCGACGTACTCATAGCTGGTGCCGGCCCGAGCGGCTCGGCGCTGGCGATCGACCTGGTCCGTCGGGGCCTTGACGTCCGGATCGTCGACAAGGCGCCGCACTCTTTCGAAGGCTCCCGAGCGAAGGGACTGCAGCCCCGAACACTCGAGGTGCTCGACGATCTCGGCGTCCTCTCGGCCGTCCTCGAACAGGGGAGCTTGTATCCCAAGCTCGGCATCCACCTCGGCCGCGCTGTGATCCCGTGGCGCATGATGAAGAACCGCGCAGCCACCGCCGACGTGCCGTATCCCAACACGTGGCTCATTCCTCAGTTCGCCACCGACGCGGCGTTGCACGCTCGGCTCGTCGAGCTGGGCGGCAAGGTCGAGTACGGCACCGAGATCACCGGATTCACCCAGGACGACACGGCGGTCACCGCGACCCTCGCCACGGCGGCTGGCGTCGAGCGCGTCACTGCCCGGTACCTGGTCGGCACCGACGGTGGTGCGAGCACGACTCGTTCCGCGCTGGGCATCGACTTCATCGGGTCGACCGACGAGCAGGACCGCATCCTCATCGTCGACGCCACCACCACGGGTCTGTCGCGAAACCGGTGGCACATGTGGCCCCGGATCCGTGGAGGCTTCGTCGCGGCGTGCCCACTGCCCGACAGCGATCTCTTCCAATGGATGGTCCGGCTCTCGCCGGACGAGAACCCACCCACCGATCTCGACGAGATCAACACCCGGATCCGTGCCCACACCCACGCAACGGGCGTCGAGCTCCAAGACATTCGCTGGAGGTCGGTGTTCCGCCCCAACATCCGGCTCGCCGGCGCCTATCGCCAGGGCCGGGTCTTCATCGCCGGGGACGCAGCGCACGTGCACACGCCCGCAGGCGCTCAAGGCCTCAACACCGGCATCCAGGACGCCTACAACCTCGGATGGAAGCTCGGCCAAGTCCTCGCGGGAGCTGACGACGCCCTTCTCGACTCCTATGAGGGTGAGCGACAGCCCATCGCAGCCGGAGTCCTCGGCCTGTCGACGAAGAAGTACGAGGCCATCGGCAAGCTCGATCCGACGAGCATCCGTCGTGGCAAGGACGAACAGCAGCTCGGGATCACTTACCGAGGCGGTCGACTGGCGGCCGCCGGTGCACAGACGACCAGTCGGCTCAACGTCGGTGATCGTGCTCCAGATGCTGTCATGGTTGATGCCGAGGGGAACCCCGTCAGGATGTTCGATGCCTACCGAGGCCCCCATTTCACCGCGGTCGCGTTCGGCGATGGGGCGGCTCGTGCCTTGAGCGAGATCCAGTGGCCAATGGCCGGCGCGGCCCTGAGGACGGTGGCGATCGACGCACACTCCTCGACCGCCGATCTCGATCTGACCGATGGCAACAGAAGCTTCAGCGACTCGTACGGAGTCAGCCACGACACATTGTTCCTGGTCCGCCCAGACGGCTATCTCGCCTCGATCGCCTCCGGAGACATGGTCAGCAAGACGGAAGCAGCGCTCGCCCTGTTGACCCCTCTGTCGCGTGGAAGCCGCACACTGTCCGAGGTGGATCCATGTCCCGACGTGTACTGATCACCAACGCCAACCTGCTGACCATGGCCGAGCCGGCCGCGCCTGGGCTCAACCAGCTGTTGGTCGAGGACGGCCGGATCGCCGCGATCGGGCAGGACCTCGGAGTCACCGATGCCGAGGTGATCGACGCGCGCACGGGCATCGTCATGCCCGGTATGGTCGACACACACCGGCACACCTGGCAGTCGATTCTGCGAGCCACCTTGGCCGACGGGACCCTCTACGACTACATGGCTCTGGTGCGGTACGGCTATGCGCCGCACTTCACCGCTGGTGACGCGGAGCTGGGCAACTACGCCGGTGCGCTGGATGCGCTGAACGCCGGAGTGACAACGGTGGTCGACAATGCCCACCTGGTCGCCACCCCGGATCATGCCGACGCGTTGCTCACCGGTCTGGAGAGCGCGGGCATCCGGGCTGTCTACTGCTACGGCCTGCCCGACGTGGCTGACCCGGACGTACCCATCGAGACCGAACGTACCTTCACCTCCCGTTGGCGCCACCAGGACGCGGAGAGGCTCCGCGCCGAGCGGCTGTCCGCCGACGATGGTCTGATCCGGTTCGGGATCAGCGGCAGCGACTTCCTCTTCGCTCCGCTGCACTACACCGTCCCGGAGGTGGAGCTTGCCCGGCGTCTGGACGCGCATCGGTTCTCGGTGCACGTGGCCAACGGGCCGTTCGCCCGCGGCACCCGCTATGTCTCTCGACTGCTGGCGAAGGGGCTGGTCGACGAGCGCACACTCCTCGTGCACGGCAACGTGCTCAGTCACCGCGACCTGGCACGGATCGCGAGCGTCGGAGCGTCGATCTCGGTGACCCCGGAGAGCGAGATGCAGATGGGCATGGGGACGCCGATCTGGGCCAGCGCACGGACCGCAGGAGTGGTCTGTGGCCTGGGGGTCGACATCGTCTCGGGAGGTTCGGGGGACCTGTTCACCCAGATGCGCCTGGCGCTTGCCGCCGGGCGGATGGCCGCCCATGACAGGCTCGGCGAGCACAGGGTCATGCCGGAGAGGCTGCAGCTGACCACGGAGCACGCCTTGCGAGCAGCCACCATCGACGGCGCCCGCGCGGCCGGCCTCGACGGCGAGGTGGGCACGTTGGAGATCGGGAAGCGGGCCGATCTGATCATGGTGCGGACCGCCGAAAACCACCTGTCGCCTCTCCTCGATCCGGTCAAGACCGTCGTCGTGCAGGCCGGAGCGGGCGACGTCGAGCTGGTCATGGTCGACGGCCGGATCCTCAAACGCGACGGGAAACTGGTCGGCGCCGACTGGCACGGGATCGAGGCACGTCTTCAGCAGGCCGCCGATCGGATCTTCACGGCTGCGACCCAGCAGAGCCTCGACCAGGCATACACCTACGTCCGGGCAGCGTTCCCGCTGGACAGAGCCTCTGCGATCGGGGCTCGGGTCATGGGGAAGGCCCTGCAGGTCCGTGGCCTGGACGACAAGATGTTCAGGGTCATGCTCGCCCACTCCGCCAAGCGGCGCTGACCTGACCTATGAGGCTGATCCGATGACGCGGGCGACCTCCAGGGCCAGAGCCACCTGGAGGGTCCGGCCGGTGAGCTCTTGGGGCAGAAGGTCTCTCGCTCGCTCCAGGCGGGTGGCGACCGTGTTGCGATGCGCGAACTCGACCTGAGCGGTCCGGGTCAGGTTGCACTCCTGGCGTAAATAGGTCCGCAGGGTCTCGCGGACCTCTGCGGGTGCGTCCGCGAGCGGGCCCAGTGTGCGAGCCACGAACTCGCGAGCCTGGTCCTCGTCGCTGCTGGCCAGCGCCACGACCTCGACGTGGTCGTACGAGGTGATGTTGCTGTGCAGGGGAAGCCTCCGCGCCAGCCGCTGTGTGACTGCCGCCTCCTGGTGACTCCTGCGGAAGCCGGGCAGGCCCGTGCCGGAGAGGCCAAGGGCGACATGCACCTCGGCGAGGGTTTTCAGGGGGTGGTGTTGCAGCTTGGTGGCGAGGTCCTTGATGTGGCCGCCTCCGGAGAGCCAGACCCACAGGGTCGATCGTCCGACCGGGAGGATGAGTGGGCGTGCCGTGCCACCCGCACGGGCCAGCTCGCTGGCCGCGGCCTCGAGCGCGCCCTCGGGCGGCGTCTCGTCGGACCAGACGATCGCGGCCGTGTGTGCCCGAGCGACCTCATAGCCGAGCAGTTGCGTCGCCCGTCGCTCGGAGATCGGTCCTCCCTCGAGGATGAGCGCCACTGCTTCGGCCCTGGCGGCCGTGGTCGCGTCGCGCAGCTGGGAGCGTTCGGCGCGGATCATCGTGCTGATCCCCTCGAGCGTCTCCTCGACGTAGGCGAAGATCGACCGCGACACCAACGCCAGCAGTTCGCGGAGGTCGCCGTGGTCGTCGGTGACCCGGAAGGCCACATCGGTTGCCGCCTGCATGGCCAGGTTCTGCCCCACGCGGAACCCGCTGAGGATCGTCTCGTCGAAGCCGTGGCGTACGACGTCCCGGGCGAAGTCGATGTTCTCCGGGCTCAGGTTGGCGGGCACGGGAAGGCCCGGCTTGCGAAGGTTGGCCGTGGCCCAGACCGTCACGTTGGAGCGGCCCGCGGCCCGCAGCGGGTCCGCGAGTCCTGGCGCCAGCTCGAGCAGCTCGCGGTTCACCTCGAAGCTTGCCGTGTCGATCGCGTCGAGCAGTTCCTCGGCATGGTCGAGAAATTCCAGGACCGCTCGCCGAAACAGGTCGGCCAGACGAGGAGACGGCGGATCCCATTCCCTGACCAGTGCCGAACTCATGACCGGTCACCTCCATGGGCTGTGCATTCTGCTGAACAACCCGGTTAGTTTACGACATTCCGCCCTTCAGGTTGCGGGTTCTGGCGGCCGACACTGGTGCGGAGCCAGCACCAAGTCGAGGAGCGAACATGCCGCAGAGATTCGTGCCCAGCGACGCCGGGGACCTGTACTCCCGCTCGGCGATCCTGGATCCCTATCCCCACTACTCCCGGCTTCGCGCCCAGGGGTCCGTGGTGTGGCTGGAGCGCCACAAGGTGTACGCCCTGCCGCGGTACGCAGAGTGCAAGGCCGCGCTCCTGGCCGACTCGACCTTCGTGTCGGGCGCGGGCGTGGCGCTCAACCCGGTCACCAATCGGCTGGCTCTCGGCACGACGCTGAACAGCGACGGAGCCCAGCACGACGAGCGACGCAAGCTGGTTGCGCACCGACTCACCCCCCGCGCGCTTCGTGAGATGCACGACCAGGTGGACGCCCAGGCCGAACGCGTCGTGGTCTCGGCCATCGAACGCGGCCGAGTGGACGGCGTCGAGGACCTGGCGATGGCGCTGCCGATGTCCATCGTCCCCGACCTGGTCGGCTGGCCCGATGAAGGTCGTGACCGCCTGCTGGCGTGGGGCGCGGCGACGTTCGACGCACTCGGCCCGATGAACGGCCAGGCGATCCGCAGCATCCGGCCGAGCGTGCAGATGCTTCGTTACGCGCGTGACGTCGCCAAGGACCGCCGGCTGCGTGAAGGCAGCCTGGGCGGCGACCTGTTGCAGGCCGTCGACGAGGGCCGTCTGGACGCCGCCGAGTGCCCGAAGCTCCTGGTCGACTACCTGGCACCCTCGATCGACACCACCCTCAGTGCCATCGCCAGCGCGCTTCACCTGTTCGCTCTGCACCCTGACCAGTGGCAGGCGCTCCGCGCGGACCGCAGCCTGCTGCCCAACGCGATCAATGAGGTCGTGCGTCTGGAATCACCGCTACGAGCGTTCAGCCGCAAGGTCGCCACCGACACGACCCTCGCTGACGTGGAGCTGCCCGCGGGCAGCCGGGTGCTGGTCATGTACGCCTCCGCGAACCGGGACGAGCTGGTGTGGGAATCGCCGGAGGCCTTCGACATCACCCGGGACGCGACGCAGCAGCTCGGCTTCGGCCACGGCACCCATGGATGTGCCGGCCAGGGGCTGGCCCGGCTCGAGACGCGGACGATCCTCGGACACCTACTCGACCGGGTCGAACGAATCGAGCTCACCGGACGGCCGGTGTGGGCCGTCAACAACATCATCCACCGCCTCGAGCACCTTCCGCTCGAGCTGATCCCCGCGAGGTGACCGCCATGAAGATCGACGTCGACTACGCCCGGTGCGAGGGCCACGGTCTCTGCGCCGAACAGGCCCCCGGCATCTTCTCCCTCGATGACGACGCCGAGCTGATCTACCACGCCGAGGGGGCCGAGGTGGCGTCCGACGAGGTGGCCCGGGCGCGGGCGGCCATCGCCTCATGTCCGGTGGCAGCCTTGCGGGAGGTCCCGTGACACGCCCCGACGCCGTTGTCATCGTCGGTGAGTCGATCGCCGGGCTGACCGCTGCGCGGGAGCTTCGCAACCGCGGTTACGCGGGCAGCCTGACCATGATCGGACGTGAGCCCGACGGCGCCTACGCGCGACCGCCCTTGTCGAAGGAGGTGCTGCGCGACGCGAAGAAAGAGGCACATCTCGCCTACCCCCACGCAGACCTCGACCTGGCGCACGTCAGATCCGCAGCCGTGGAACTCGGCACCTCGTCGAGGATCGTGACCACGGCCGACGGACGGTTCGTCCCCTACGATGCGCTGCTCATCGCGACCGGTGCAGATGCTCGCCGCCTGGCGCGCCCGGCCCAGACAGGAGAGCTGGTCCTGCGAACACTCGCGGATGCGCGCCTGATCCGTCGGCGCATCGAGCGCGCCCGATCGGCGATCGTCGTGGGCGCGGGCTTCCTCGGCCTGGAAGTTGCCAGCGCGTGCGTAGCGCGCGGAGTCGAGGTCACCGTGGTCGACAGCGAATCCCCGCTGCTCCGGCACCTCGGCCCCTTCATGTCCGGGCACGTTGGTGCTCACCTGACCCGACATGGAGTCCGGCTGATCCAGGCAGCCAGACGCGTTCATCTGGTCGGCGATCCGGTGACCGGGGTGGCACTGCCGGACGGAGGCGTGCTGTCCGCAGACCTGGTCGTCACCTGCGCCGGTGACGTACCGGCCGTGACCTGGCTGTCCGGGACCGGCCTCGCGGGCTCCTGGGGAGTAGCCATCGACGAGCGATGCTCCACGTCGATTCCTGGCGTGTACGCCGCGGGGGACGTCGCCTACCTGACTCCTGGGACGGGTGAGCGAGCCAGCCGGGCACCGTTCTGGTCCAACGCGGTGGCTCAGGGCAAGGTGGCTGCTGCCTCGATCCTGGGTGAGCCGCGGCCACATCCCCCGAAGGACGACTACTTCTGGACCGAGATCCTCGGCCTTCCGATCAAGGTGGTCGGGCCCCTGCCGTTGCACGGCGATCCCGTGTCGATCGAGGGAGACGTCGACGAGGGTGATGCGATCCTGCGCTGGGAGTCGCCCGGCGCGGCCAGGACCGTGGTCGCCTACGGTCGCAAGATCCCGGTCGGCCGTCTGAGAACGATGACCAACCCGTCAGGACCCCGATGAACCCGACTACCGTCCTGGCCGCAACCCTCGCTGCGGTCTTCGTCGCATTCGGCACGGCCAAGTTGCTCGCCGTCGCGTCGATGCAGACACGAGCTGCCCACGTCGGATTCAGCGTCGGCGCCTTTCGGCGAATCGGCGCGCTCGAGGTTGCCGGCGCCGTCGGGCTCCTGGCCGGTGCGTACGTGCCCCTGCTGCGTGCGGTCGCCGCCATCGGCCTGCTGCTCCTGCTCACCGGTGCCGTGATCACGCATCTACGCAACGGCGACGGCATCAAGGCAGCGGCACCGGCTCTCTTCCTCGCGATCCTGCTGAGCATCCTCGTGGTGATCGAGATCCGCGTTTGGGATGACGTGGTGTCAGGGTTCCTTCAGGACCGGCTGCTAACTTGGGCGGCGCCGGACTGTTGAGGATGACGACGCAAGGGGGCGTATGGGCTCGGGGGCCAACGCGGCGATCTCCTGCCGTTTTCGTCGCGCCCCGTTCTCCGGGCGCCAACCGCGTGTCGTGGTGGCCTTGCTGGCTGCGATCGTATTTGCGGTGCACCTGCTGAGCATGCACAGCGCACACCACGGCGACTCCGGCCATGCTCCTGAGTCGGTGCGCGAGGCGGCGGCGCAGGGCGCAGGCGATGTCGTCGACACTGATCGCCGGACGGTCCACCAGGGTCCCGAGGGCGCCCACGCCCACGATCTCGGCGGTGCCGCCGGTAGCGCGGCTGTGCTGACGATCGACCATCCCCACGGCGAGGTCGACTGCGGCGAGATCACCCAGTCGCGCCTCGGAGTCGCTGCCTCGGTGCTGGTGCCCGCGCTGGGGTGTCTGTGGGTCGTCCCTCCCGCCGCGGGATATCTCCGCGCTCAAGGGGCTGTAGATCTGCCTCGGTCGACCCCTCATCTCGTTCGTGAACTAGGCGTGCAGCGGGTGTAGGAGCCGGTGTCGTTTCGACACCTCCTACCTCACCTCAAGCACTTTTTCGACTTCATGAACGAGGAACTTTGGCGTGCCCGAAAACATCCATGACTCCCTGACCACATGCGTCGGTGATACCCCGCTGCTGCGGCTGGCGCGCTGCTTCCCAGACCCTGACCGGGAGGTGATCGCGAAGCTCGAGATGCTCAACCCGGCCGGGAGCATGAAGGACAGGCCGGCGCGCTTCATCATCGAATCCGGTCTGGCTTCCGGTGAACTGCGCCCTGGGATGCGGCTCGTGGAGAGCACCTCGGGAAATCTCGGCGTCGCACTCGCAACGATGGCCAAGCTCCACGGATTGGCCTTCACCGCGGTGGTCGATCCCAAGACGACCCCGACCAACCTTCGACTTCTCCAGACCGTAGGGGCGGAGGTGGAGCTGGTGACGGAGCGCGACGACAGCGGTGGCTACCTGCACACCCGGGTCCGCCGGGCACAGGAGCTTGCCGAGTCCAGCCCGGACAGCGTGTGGGTCAACCAGTACGCCAACGACCTCAACTGGCGCGCCTACTACGAGACCAGCGGTCGCGAGGTCCTCGACGCGATCCAGACCCCGGTGGACTACCTGGTGGCGGCCGTCTCGACCACGGGGTCGCTCCTGGGGCTGTCCAGGCGGCTTCGTGAGCGTTATCCCGCGATGCAGGTCGTGGCCGTCGACGCCGTCGGGTCGGTCATCTTCGGTACGTCCGCGGGACCCCGCGAGATCCCCGGCTACGGCGCGAGCCGTGTCCCCGAGCTGCTCAGTCGCTCGGAGATCGACCACGTGATCCACATCGACGACGCTCGAGCGGCGCTGGGCTGCCGGCACCTGGTTGCGACCGAAGGTGTCCTGGGCGGTGGGTCATCGGGCGCGGTGGTCGCCGCCATCGCGCAGTTTCTGCCGACCACGCCGGCGGGCAGCCGTGTGCTGACGGTGCTACCGGACCGGGGGGAGCGGTACCTCGACCTGGTCTACGACGACCAGTGGCTCGAGACGGTCTCCACGGTCGGCGGGCTGGCTGATCAGCGGCCGGACGTTGCCACGCGGTCATGAGAGATCAGATGACCCTGCGGCGTACGGACATGGGGCTGCTGTGGATCGCACAGTTCGTCAACACCGCCGGGTTGATGGCGCTGGTGCCGATCATGCCGCTGTACATGGCATTGCTCGGCGCCCCCGACGCCACCGTCGGGCTCTGGGCAGGGGCCGCGATCGCGGCCCCCGCCCTCCCGCTGGCGATCACGACACCGCTGTGGGGCCGACTGGGTGACCGCATCGGTCCCAAGTGGATGGTGGTCCGCGCCCTGATGGGCTTGTGCGCGGCGATGGCCCTGATGGCTGCCGCTGGCAGCCCTCTGAGCCTCCTGGTCGCGCGGGTCGTACAGGGAACGTTCGGAGGAGTGGTCGAGGCGGCTGCGGCGTACGTGGGATCGACCGCATCTGAAAGCAGCCGCGGACGAGCCCTTGGCCGCTCCTACAGCGCCACCGCGGCCGGAGCCCTCGCGGGCCCGGTCGCGGGTGGTGCGCTGGTGGCCACGGGCGACCTGCGACCGCTTCTGATCGGGATCGCCCTCGTGGCCATGCTGCTCGGGTGTGTCTGTACGGTCCGGCTGCGGAACCCGCACGACGCACGGCGTCTGCCGGCCGAAGCAGAACCGGCGCGATCCGCCCTCCTGTCCGTGTGCGCCCGCATCGGCTGGGTCCCGCTGGCCGGTGGCTTCCTGGCCTTCTTCGGTGTCTACGGCCTGATCCCGATCTACGCGGCCTTCGTCACGGACATGGTCGCCGAGCCCGGTCAGACGGGTCCGTGGGTGGGAGGGCTGCATGCGGTGATGTGGGCCGGCACCCTCGTGGGTTCCCTGTGGTGGGGCAGGTTCAACGACAGAACCGGTCTTCCGCTGCGCACCCTGGTCATCGCGAGCGGCATCACAGCCGCTACCGTGCTCGTCCAGGCGGCTGTGGGTTGGCTGCCGCTGTTGGTGCCGCTGC includes:
- a CDS encoding cytochrome P450 — protein: MPQRFVPSDAGDLYSRSAILDPYPHYSRLRAQGSVVWLERHKVYALPRYAECKAALLADSTFVSGAGVALNPVTNRLALGTTLNSDGAQHDERRKLVAHRLTPRALREMHDQVDAQAERVVVSAIERGRVDGVEDLAMALPMSIVPDLVGWPDEGRDRLLAWGAATFDALGPMNGQAIRSIRPSVQMLRYARDVAKDRRLREGSLGGDLLQAVDEGRLDAAECPKLLVDYLAPSIDTTLSAIASALHLFALHPDQWQALRADRSLLPNAINEVVRLESPLRAFSRKVATDTTLADVELPAGSRVLVMYASANRDELVWESPEAFDITRDATQQLGFGHGTHGCAGQGLARLETRTILGHLLDRVERIELTGRPVWAVNNIIHRLEHLPLELIPAR
- a CDS encoding FAD-dependent oxidoreductase is translated as MTTEDTVIDVLIAGAGPSGSALAIDLVRRGLDVRIVDKAPHSFEGSRAKGLQPRTLEVLDDLGVLSAVLEQGSLYPKLGIHLGRAVIPWRMMKNRAATADVPYPNTWLIPQFATDAALHARLVELGGKVEYGTEITGFTQDDTAVTATLATAAGVERVTARYLVGTDGGASTTRSALGIDFIGSTDEQDRILIVDATTTGLSRNRWHMWPRIRGGFVAACPLPDSDLFQWMVRLSPDENPPTDLDEINTRIRAHTHATGVELQDIRWRSVFRPNIRLAGAYRQGRVFIAGDAAHVHTPAGAQGLNTGIQDAYNLGWKLGQVLAGADDALLDSYEGERQPIAAGVLGLSTKKYEAIGKLDPTSIRRGKDEQQLGITYRGGRLAAAGAQTTSRLNVGDRAPDAVMVDAEGNPVRMFDAYRGPHFTAVAFGDGAARALSEIQWPMAGAALRTVAIDAHSSTADLDLTDGNRSFSDSYGVSHDTLFLVRPDGYLASIASGDMVSKTEAALALLTPLSRGSRTLSEVDPCPDVY
- a CDS encoding MFS transporter, coding for MRDQMTLRRTDMGLLWIAQFVNTAGLMALVPIMPLYMALLGAPDATVGLWAGAAIAAPALPLAITTPLWGRLGDRIGPKWMVVRALMGLCAAMALMAAAGSPLSLLVARVVQGTFGGVVEAAAAYVGSTASESSRGRALGRSYSATAAGALAGPVAGGALVATGDLRPLLIGIALVAMLLGCVCTVRLRNPHDARRLPAEAEPARSALLSVCARIGWVPLAGGFLAFFGVYGLIPIYAAFVTDMVAEPGQTGPWVGGLHAVMWAGTLVGSLWWGRFNDRTGLPLRTLVIASGITAATVLVQAAVGWLPLLVPLRFVQGFCFAALAQSLMLYASQRAGQHERAGYLGVANSFLLAGQFLGPLLAGSAMAVLAPAVGVLITGISVASTALLLSLSAITTSRGPRRTASRGWSVPFMVGRRSRQTGRHAAARKPRHRSSPRPAGRWADRPGTATRDKVPVE
- the sbnA gene encoding 2,3-diaminopropionate biosynthesis protein SbnA, encoding MPENIHDSLTTCVGDTPLLRLARCFPDPDREVIAKLEMLNPAGSMKDRPARFIIESGLASGELRPGMRLVESTSGNLGVALATMAKLHGLAFTAVVDPKTTPTNLRLLQTVGAEVELVTERDDSGGYLHTRVRRAQELAESSPDSVWVNQYANDLNWRAYYETSGREVLDAIQTPVDYLVAAVSTTGSLLGLSRRLRERYPAMQVVAVDAVGSVIFGTSAGPREIPGYGASRVPELLSRSEIDHVIHIDDARAALGCRHLVATEGVLGGGSSGAVVAAIAQFLPTTPAGSRVLTVLPDRGERYLDLVYDDQWLETVSTVGGLADQRPDVATRS
- a CDS encoding DoxX family protein yields the protein MNPTTVLAATLAAVFVAFGTAKLLAVASMQTRAAHVGFSVGAFRRIGALEVAGAVGLLAGAYVPLLRAVAAIGLLLLLTGAVITHLRNGDGIKAAAPALFLAILLSILVVIEIRVWDDVVSGFLQDRLLTWAAPDC
- a CDS encoding alpha/beta fold hydrolase; protein product: MKYFAGRGEDLLLDERARRDLRGSFVELSHGVTHYELTGPEDGETVVLTGGLTVPLFYWDGLAERLHGMGFRTLAYSAYGRGYSQRLTCDYDETLFVGQLEELVDALRLPRHHVVGTSMGAVIAMAYVAGRSDIKSLTLAGPAGLSAPPAGRWLFKSDHAAAFVGRRLGRRLLESHLDHNVRDDASAAALTRMVHDAFRYRGSMYALFSTLQNLPLHGRAELFRSTGHSGIPTMLLWGEDDHVTPITSLDEARTLLQPQQCHVIRQCGHMTPLERPDEVAHLVASFTTNPTERLER
- a CDS encoding NAD(P)/FAD-dependent oxidoreductase, giving the protein MTRPDAVVIVGESIAGLTAARELRNRGYAGSLTMIGREPDGAYARPPLSKEVLRDAKKEAHLAYPHADLDLAHVRSAAVELGTSSRIVTTADGRFVPYDALLIATGADARRLARPAQTGELVLRTLADARLIRRRIERARSAIVVGAGFLGLEVASACVARGVEVTVVDSESPLLRHLGPFMSGHVGAHLTRHGVRLIQAARRVHLVGDPVTGVALPDGGVLSADLVVTCAGDVPAVTWLSGTGLAGSWGVAIDERCSTSIPGVYAAGDVAYLTPGTGERASRAPFWSNAVAQGKVAAASILGEPRPHPPKDDYFWTEILGLPIKVVGPLPLHGDPVSIEGDVDEGDAILRWESPGAARTVVAYGRKIPVGRLRTMTNPSGPR
- a CDS encoding ferredoxin; its protein translation is MKIDVDYARCEGHGLCAEQAPGIFSLDDDAELIYHAEGAEVASDEVARARAAIASCPVAALREVP
- a CDS encoding PucR family transcriptional regulator, which translates into the protein MSSALVREWDPPSPRLADLFRRAVLEFLDHAEELLDAIDTASFEVNRELLELAPGLADPLRAAGRSNVTVWATANLRKPGLPVPANLSPENIDFARDVVRHGFDETILSGFRVGQNLAMQAATDVAFRVTDDHGDLRELLALVSRSIFAYVEETLEGISTMIRAERSQLRDATTAARAEAVALILEGGPISERRATQLLGYEVARAHTAAIVWSDETPPEGALEAAASELARAGGTARPLILPVGRSTLWVWLSGGGHIKDLATKLQHHPLKTLAEVHVALGLSGTGLPGFRRSHQEAAVTQRLARRLPLHSNITSYDHVEVVALASSDEDQAREFVARTLGPLADAPAEVRETLRTYLRQECNLTRTAQVEFAHRNTVATRLERARDLLPQELTGRTLQVALALEVARVIGSAS
- a CDS encoding amidohydrolase family protein is translated as MSRRVLITNANLLTMAEPAAPGLNQLLVEDGRIAAIGQDLGVTDAEVIDARTGIVMPGMVDTHRHTWQSILRATLADGTLYDYMALVRYGYAPHFTAGDAELGNYAGALDALNAGVTTVVDNAHLVATPDHADALLTGLESAGIRAVYCYGLPDVADPDVPIETERTFTSRWRHQDAERLRAERLSADDGLIRFGISGSDFLFAPLHYTVPEVELARRLDAHRFSVHVANGPFARGTRYVSRLLAKGLVDERTLLVHGNVLSHRDLARIASVGASISVTPESEMQMGMGTPIWASARTAGVVCGLGVDIVSGGSGDLFTQMRLALAAGRMAAHDRLGEHRVMPERLQLTTEHALRAATIDGARAAGLDGEVGTLEIGKRADLIMVRTAENHLSPLLDPVKTVVVQAGAGDVELVMVDGRILKRDGKLVGADWHGIEARLQQAADRIFTAATQQSLDQAYTYVRAAFPLDRASAIGARVMGKALQVRGLDDKMFRVMLAHSAKRR